The nucleotide sequence TGCTCGGCGGGCTGCCCACCGACCTGCCGGGCTGTGACGCCGGCGACGCGCCGGCCGACCCCGCAGGGGATCCCGCCGACCCGGCCGGTGACCCCGCCGATCCGGCCGACGGGCCTGCCGTGCCCGGGGACGCCCCGGCCGGCGAGCCCGGCGAGCCGGCGGCCGGGGACGCCCCGGCCGGTGACAGCACCGGTCCGACGGCAGCGCCGGAGGACGCCACGGTCGCTCCCGCCGGCGGGACTCCGGCGGCAGGGACGGATGATGCTCCGGGGTCCGCCCCGGGCAGTGCTCCCGGGTCCGCCCCGGACGGTGCTCCGGGGTCCGCCCCGGACGGTGCTCCGGGGTCCGCCCCGGACGGTGCTCCGGGGTCCGTTCCGGACGGTGCTCCGGGGTCCGTTCCGGACGGTGCCCCGCAGGCCGGCGCTCCCATCCCCGGCTCGGCCCAGCGCGCCCCCTCCGGCGTCCGCTGACCGCGAACCCGCACGGTGGCCCCGCCCGGACCGACGATCCGGGTGGGGCCGCCGTCGTTCCCGGGCGGCACTCCCGGCACGCCGCCGGCGCCGTCGCGGGATAGGTTCCTCGTCGTGGCCAGCACGGCAGAGTGGATAGAGGGTGCGCGTCCGCGCACCCTGCCCACGGCGATCGCCCCCGTCCTCGTCGGTACCGGCTCGGCGCTCGGGGCCGGTGTCGTCGCCCCCGGTTCCGCCCTGCTCGCGCTCCTGGTCGCGATCGCGCTGGTGATCGGGGTGAACTTCGCCAACGACTACTCCGACGGCATCCGCGGCACCGACGACGAGCGCGTCGGACCGCAGCGGCTGGTCGGTTCCCGGGCCGCCCGGCCCGCGACGGTGAAGGCGGCCGCGTTCAGCTGCTTCGGCGTCGCGGCGCTCGCCGGGATCGCGCTGACCGCGGTGTCCGGGCAGTGGTGGCTGATCGCCGTCGGTGCGCTGTGCATCGTCGGGGCGTGGTTCTACACCGGCGGGAGCCGCCCGTACGGCTACGCGGGCCTCGGCGAGGTCGCGGTGTTCGTGTTCTTCGGCCCGGTCGCTGTACTCGGCACCGCGCTCACCCAGGCCGGGGCGGTGGACTCGGCCACCGTCGGCGCGTCCGTCGGCGCCGGCCTGCTGACCTGTGCCGTGCTGGTGGCCAACAATCTGCGGGACATCCCCGGCGACCGGATCGCGGGGAAGTCGACGCTCGCGGTGCGGCTGGGTGGGCGCTCCACCCGGGCGCTCTACGTGGCGCTCGCCCTGGTGCCGTTCGTGATCGCCGTCGCGGCCGCGTTCGACCGGCCGGGGCTGCTGATCGTGCTGGTGGCCCTGCCCGCCGCTGTGCGCCCGGTACGCGCGGTCCTCGGTGGAGCCGATGGCCCGGACCTGATCCCGGTGCTCCGCGACACCGGCCTGTTGCTGCTCGCCTGGGCACTGGCGGTGGCGGTCGGCCTCGCCGTCGGCTGACGGTTGGCGGTCGGCCTCGCCGGTAGCCGGCGGCCGGACCGTCGCGCCGGGGACGGTCCGGCTGCTCGGCCCCTCCCGGCCGGGTGCCGGGGCCCGGTGCGGATCGGCGGCGGTCCCCTCCGGTGTGCGGCCGGGGAGGGGACGGACGGGACAGTCCCGGGGCGGCTCACGGGTTCGGGTCGCGTTCCGCGGAACGCGAACGCGCGGCCGCCCGGCACCGGGACCACGGCCGCGCTCCGCCGAACGGCCGGCCGACCAGCGCCGGAGACGGAGACGGAGCGCCGCGTTCCGCGGAACGCACAAGCGACCGGTATCGGGACCGCGGCCGCGTTCCGCGGAACGCCCAGCCGCCCCAACCGCGGGGCCGACCAGCGCCAGGACCAGAGCCGGGCCGGGGCCGGAGTCCGCGGAGCACCCAGCCAAACCAGCACCACCGCCGAGCCCGCGTTCCGCGGAACGCGCAACCGACCGGCACCGGGACCGCACTCCGCAGAACGCCCAGCCGCCCAGCCCTGGGACCGCAGCCACGTTCCGCGGAACGCGCAAGCGACCGACACCGGAACCGGGGCCGCGTTCCGCGGAACGCGCGGCCGACCGGTATCGAGACCGCGACCGCACTCCGCCGAGCCCCCGGCCGACCGGTCTCCGGAACCGCAGCCGCGTTCCGCGGAACGCTCAGGCCGGCCGTCCCGGGGTCGTGCTGCACGGGCTCCCGGGTGCCTGCCGACCGCCGATGCCGAATCCGCCGCCACCGGGAAGCCTCGGGTGCGTGCGTTCCGCGGAACGCATCGTGCCGGTGCGTGGCGTCACCACGCCCGACGGACCGGGTCAGTCCCGGTCGTCACCGCGCAGCTGGGCCCGCAGCGACTCCCGCTCCGCCGAACGGCGGGCGTTGGCGACCGCGAGCGCACGATCCAGCCGGGACCGGAGCCCCCGGAACAGCAGCATCGACAGCGGCAGCGCGACGATCAGCGCCACCAGCAGCGCGACGATCAGCGGCACGCCCGCGAGTCCGAGCAGCAGGGCGATGACGGCGAGCAGACCGAGCCGGGCGAGCGTGTAGAGCGCCACCGTGGCGGCCAGGCCGGGCTCGCCGGCGCGAGCCCTCGCCGCGGCCTGCGGCGGGGGTGTCGGGGACGTCATGGCGTC is from Pseudonocardia autotrophica and encodes:
- a CDS encoding 1,4-dihydroxy-2-naphthoate polyprenyltransferase, whose protein sequence is MASTAEWIEGARPRTLPTAIAPVLVGTGSALGAGVVAPGSALLALLVAIALVIGVNFANDYSDGIRGTDDERVGPQRLVGSRAARPATVKAAAFSCFGVAALAGIALTAVSGQWWLIAVGALCIVGAWFYTGGSRPYGYAGLGEVAVFVFFGPVAVLGTALTQAGAVDSATVGASVGAGLLTCAVLVANNLRDIPGDRIAGKSTLAVRLGGRSTRALYVALALVPFVIAVAAAFDRPGLLIVLVALPAAVRPVRAVLGGADGPDLIPVLRDTGLLLLAWALAVAVGLAVG
- a CDS encoding DUF4229 domain-containing protein, yielding MTSPTPPPQAAARARAGEPGLAATVALYTLARLGLLAVIALLLGLAGVPLIVALLVALIVALPLSMLLFRGLRSRLDRALAVANARRSAERESLRAQLRGDDRD